The following are from one region of the Mesorhizobium sp. B4-1-4 genome:
- a CDS encoding PLP-dependent aminotransferase family protein yields the protein MKASEIRELLKLLDQPDIISFAGGIPDPSLFPADAIRDAYAEVLGGAEAGAALQYQVSEGYLPLRRWLAGQMGKLGVACDEANIFITSGSQQALDYLGKLFLSPGDTALVTWPTYLGALQAFNAYEPRYDRLRPEGGNMTPDAYRAAAAANGGKVKFAYLVPDFANPTGNTLDRKQREAVLDLAGELDIAVIEDAAYRALRYDGEGVPPILALDCIRSGGIDKARTLYCGSFSKILSPGMRVGWVCAPRHVVEKLVLMKQASDLHSPSINQLVMHRVAESVFDDQVEKLIGAYRERRDGLLAALEANMPDGVTWSRPEGGMFVWVTLPEGTDATELLARSVKEARVAFVPGNAFYADGSGRNTLRLSFTLADRRAVTEGIPRLAALLKG from the coding sequence ATGAAGGCTTCCGAAATCCGCGAACTGCTGAAGCTGCTCGACCAGCCTGATATCATCTCCTTCGCCGGCGGCATCCCCGATCCGTCACTGTTTCCGGCCGATGCCATCCGCGATGCCTATGCCGAAGTGCTCGGCGGCGCGGAGGCGGGGGCGGCGCTGCAGTACCAGGTCTCGGAAGGCTATCTGCCGCTGCGGCGCTGGCTCGCCGGGCAGATGGGCAAGCTTGGCGTCGCCTGCGACGAAGCCAACATCTTCATCACCTCCGGCTCGCAGCAGGCGCTGGATTATCTCGGCAAGCTGTTCCTGTCGCCCGGCGACACCGCGCTGGTGACATGGCCGACCTATCTCGGCGCGCTGCAGGCCTTCAACGCCTACGAGCCGCGCTATGACCGGCTGCGGCCGGAAGGCGGCAACATGACGCCTGATGCCTACCGCGCGGCGGCGGCTGCGAATGGCGGCAAGGTCAAGTTCGCCTATCTGGTGCCCGACTTCGCCAACCCGACCGGCAACACGCTGGACCGGAAGCAGCGCGAGGCCGTGCTCGACCTCGCAGGCGAACTCGACATCGCCGTCATCGAGGATGCCGCCTACCGCGCGTTGCGCTATGACGGGGAGGGCGTGCCGCCGATCCTGGCGCTCGACTGCATCAGGTCCGGCGGCATCGACAAGGCGCGCACGCTCTATTGCGGCTCGTTCTCGAAGATCCTGTCGCCGGGCATGCGCGTCGGCTGGGTGTGCGCGCCGCGCCATGTGGTGGAGAAGCTGGTGCTAATGAAGCAGGCTTCCGACCTGCACAGCCCGTCGATCAATCAGCTGGTCATGCACCGCGTTGCCGAATCGGTGTTCGACGACCAGGTGGAAAAGCTGATCGGCGCCTATCGCGAGCGCCGCGACGGCCTGCTTGCCGCGCTCGAGGCCAACATGCCCGACGGCGTGACCTGGAGCCGCCCGGAAGGCGGCATGTTCGTCTGGGTGACGTTGCCGGAAGGGACCGACGCCACCGAGCTGCTGGCACGGTCGGTGAAGGAGGCGCGCGTCGCCTTCGTGCCCGGCAATGCCTTTTATGCCGACGGCAGCGGACGCAACACGCTGCGGCTGTCCTTCACGCTGGCCGACCGCCGCGCGGTGACCGAGGGCATCCCAAGGTTGGCGGCCCTGCTGAAGGGGTAA
- a CDS encoding DUF922 domain-containing Zn-dependent protease, whose translation MAWPLAAAAAGWKPVETVETYAISGQSGLELYRSIGENGPNVGIARAIAHTNFKLTWTRDYQARGGACVLVSAKPKLIITYTLPSPTAPLPSAVQKNWEVFLAGVSAHEKVHGASIVDMVRKIEAATVGLTVPDDPQCSKIRTEMTKRLSELSQAQRQSSRDFDRVELGQGGNLQKLILALVTGG comes from the coding sequence ATGGCCTGGCCCCTGGCAGCCGCCGCGGCCGGCTGGAAGCCGGTCGAGACGGTGGAGACCTATGCCATATCGGGCCAGTCGGGGCTGGAGCTCTACCGGTCGATCGGCGAGAACGGGCCGAATGTTGGCATTGCCCGCGCCATCGCACACACCAATTTCAAGCTGACCTGGACCAGGGACTATCAGGCGCGTGGCGGGGCCTGCGTGCTGGTGTCGGCCAAGCCGAAGCTGATCATCACCTACACCTTGCCCAGTCCCACCGCGCCGCTGCCGTCAGCCGTCCAGAAGAACTGGGAGGTTTTCCTCGCCGGCGTCAGCGCCCATGAGAAAGTGCATGGCGCGAGCATTGTCGACATGGTGCGCAAGATCGAGGCGGCGACCGTCGGCCTCACGGTCCCGGATGATCCCCAATGCAGCAAAATCCGGACTGAAATGACCAAGCGCCTGTCCGAACTCTCGCAGGCGCAGCGGCAGTCCAGCCGCGATTTCGACCGCGTCGAACTC